Genomic segment of Syntrophorhabdaceae bacterium:
CGTTGTCGAGGGCCTTGCGGATGAACCAGTTGAAGACCCCGTATTCATCATGGGCCATCTGGTGGCGAGGCCCGTAGGTGTTGGTGATGCGAAGGCACGTTCCCTTTATCTTGTAGACGTCGTCGTACACAAGGACCATCTTCTCCGCCGTCAGGTTCGTCACGGCGTAGATGCCCTTGGGGTTAGTCGGGTGGTCTTCGTCCACGGGCAGTTTGACACTTGAGCCGTATTCGCCCCGCGTGCCCGCAAAAATGACCCTGCCGTCCCTGTTGTGGCGGCGCAGGGCCTCGAGGAGCACCAGTGTTCCCTGGCAATTTATCTCCAGGTCCTGAAGGGGGTTCTTCATGCTGTCCACGTGGTTGACCTGCCCCGCCAGGTGAAAGATATAGTCCTTCCCCTTGACGAGGTGGTTCATGGAAAGCTGGTTGCGGACATCGGAGATGTTGACCGTCACGTTGTCTGCAACGTCGCGTATGTTGAAGAGGTGGCCTCCCTGGCGCGGGAGCATGTTGTCGATGATGGTGACACGCGCGCCGAGCTTCACGAGTTCTATGCAGAGGTTGCTCCCGATGAAGCCGAGCCCTCCGGTGACAAGGACCTCTTTGTTATTGAACACCCTTCTTTCCTCCCTGGTCTTTCTCCATCTCCCACAATCGTGCGTGCTTCATGAAGACGTAGTACATCGTCGATGCCATGATGATGATCCCCGGAATGCCGTCGAGGAAGCCCATTTTGAAGATGTAATCCCTGAAGAATCGATAGATGGGACGCAGTATCATGTTAGCCAGGTGAAAGCGCCGTCCCACCGTCAAGAGGTCCCGCGCGTAGGCCTCGGAATACCGGTCTATGGTCCTGATCTGATGGGCCGTGTCCGCATAGGGCGTGTGAAGGTAGTGGTTCTTCATGTGCCCCACCCGTCCGTTCACGTGGACCTTTGCATGTATGCCGCCCTCCCAGCCGCCCCGGTCTTTCCTGTAGAGCCGTATCTCCCTGTCCGGGTACCAGCCCCCGTGCCTGATCTCTTTTCCAAGATAGATGTTGCGGCGGTCGGCGATGTAGCCATCGTTTTGAGAACCTGAGCCGAGAATCTCCTCCACCTCTTCCCTGAAGGCGTCCGTGAGCCATTCATCGGCATCTATGAAGAGGACCCAGCGGTTCCTGCAGTGGTCCTGGGCGTACTGGTATTTTTCCCGCTGGTCCGTCGTATCGTACTGCAGGACCTGCCCGGTGTGCCTGGAGGCTATATCGGCGGTACCGTCGGGGCTGTGGGAATCGACGACGATGACCTCATCCGCCCATCCGGCAACACTTTCGAGCGCCTTCGCGATGGTGGCGCTGTTATTGAAGGTGATCATGTACACGGATAGGGGTGGTCTCGCGTCCTCTTGTCTTTCCATTCTCATGTGGTCCGATGGTGTTACAATACACCAAAAAGTGTTTGAAATCAAATAAGAAGGCAGGATGGAGACAGCAGGATCCCGAGAAGATCAAAGGCAAGGAATTCGCTCTTATTTTCCTATCTTTTCCTGTCTCCTTATTTTTCTTTCAGATTCTTGATGATTTTGATTATGTCCCGCGTCGAGTGGTCCTTGGGGTCTCCGACTATGGCCACCCTTCCTCCGTAGGAAAGGACGATGTCCCGCTCGGGCACGTTTCCCTCGGTGTAATCGGTGCCCTTGGCATGGATATGGGGCTTGAGGGCGGAAAGGAGGTTCTCGACCGTGGGGTCGCTGAAGATGATGACATAATCGACGCAATCGATGGCCGACACGATCTCCGCCCGCTCGATTGCGGGAGTGACCACTTCCTTGCGCTTTCCGAGGCCGGTTACGGAGGAGTCGTCGTTCACGGCGACGATCAGGATATCTCCCAGTTCCCTGGCGCCCCGCAGGTACCGGACGTGCCCCACGTGAATGATGTCGAAGCACCCGTTCCCAAAAACAATCTTCTTCCCCGCGGTTTTTTCCTTTTCGATGATCCCGGTGAGTTCATCAAGATCAGTGACTATTCTTCCCATTGTCAGCCCATTCCTTCTGTCCGTCGATAAGTCCCTTTTTGCCGTCATCCCGGACTTGACCAGGGATCCGGCACAACAGAAGCAGGAAAGGTTCCTGCAGCCCGGAACCTGGAACCGTCTCTAAATCATTCCCCCATTCTCCAGCGACCGCTTCAGTTCCGGCACCGTCACTGTCGCGGTCCCGCGCTTCATGACCACGACTCCCGCCGCGTAGTTGGCGATGCGGGAGGCATCAAGAAATCCGGCGCCGCTTGCCAGCGATAGGGCCACGGCGGCGCACACGGTGTCTCCGGCCCCGGTGACGTCCGTTACGTCATCCTTGCCGGATATGGGGATGTGATGGACCTTGCCGTTCTTGAGAAAAAGCGTCATACCCCTGTTGCCGCGGGTGACAAGAAGCGCCGACAGGCGCATACCGGAGAGGACCCTTGCCCCCGCCTCCTCTATGGAGTCGTCGTCCTTCAAACCCGCCAATGCCAGGGCCTCCGATTCGTTGGGGGTGATCATCGTGAACCCGGCGTATTTCTTCAGGCCATACCGTGAATCGCCAACGACGATCTTGTCATTGGCGAGGATCTTCATGTATTCGATCACCTTGCCGGTCACGGCGCCGTGGCCGTAGTCGGAGACGATCACCGCATCGACATGGGGGCAGATCGCGGCGAGCTTTTCCATGAGCAGGCCCTTTTCCTTTGGGGTGT
This window contains:
- a CDS encoding GDP-mannose 4,6-dehydratase; protein product: MFNNKEVLVTGGLGFIGSNLCIELVKLGARVTIIDNMLPRQGGHLFNIRDVADNVTVNISDVRNQLSMNHLVKGKDYIFHLAGQVNHVDSMKNPLQDLEINCQGTLVLLEALRRHNRDGRVIFAGTRGEYGSSVKLPVDEDHPTNPKGIYAVTNLTAEKMVLVYDDVYKIKGTCLRITNTYGPRHQMAHDEYGVFNWFIRKALDNEEIPVFGDGRILRDFLYVEDLVDCMLKVAASDEAYGKVFNVGTGIPVSFFDLAEKIVAIAGTGKTRFTEFTQERKEVEPGDYYADITRITRTTGWQPATSLEKGIAKTIEFYRKHRKQYW
- a CDS encoding glycosyltransferase family 2 protein, with translation MERQEDARPPLSVYMITFNNSATIAKALESVAGWADEVIVVDSHSPDGTADIASRHTGQVLQYDTTDQREKYQYAQDHCRNRWVLFIDADEWLTDAFREEVEEILGSGSQNDGYIADRRNIYLGKEIRHGGWYPDREIRLYRKDRGGWEGGIHAKVHVNGRVGHMKNHYLHTPYADTAHQIRTIDRYSEAYARDLLTVGRRFHLANMILRPIYRFFRDYIFKMGFLDGIPGIIIMASTMYYVFMKHARLWEMEKDQGGKKGVQ
- a CDS encoding adenylyltransferase/cytidyltransferase family protein; the protein is MGRIVTDLDELTGIIEKEKTAGKKIVFGNGCFDIIHVGHVRYLRGARELGDILIVAVNDDSSVTGLGKRKEVVTPAIERAEIVSAIDCVDYVIIFSDPTVENLLSALKPHIHAKGTDYTEGNVPERDIVLSYGGRVAIVGDPKDHSTRDIIKIIKNLKEK
- a CDS encoding PfkB family carbohydrate kinase, with product MSEDDVKKPRKNPERGDRATLARFLDRFKGKRICVVGDIIADVFILGKPYRLSREAPVVVVKYEESKIYPGSAGNTINNLAALGATVYPVGFVGTDSIGGKLMDFFSARKNIDTTGIIRVSGDTVTKTRILAGDTHVSKQQVIRIDKDDGRRHTPKEKGLLMEKLAAICPHVDAVIVSDYGHGAVTGKVIEYMKILANDKIVVGDSRYGLKKYAGFTMITPNESEALALAGLKDDDSIEEAGARVLSGMRLSALLVTRGNRGMTLFLKNGKVHHIPISGKDDVTDVTGAGDTVCAAVALSLASGAGFLDASRIANYAAGVVVMKRGTATVTVPELKRSLENGGMI